A portion of the Rissa tridactyla isolate bRisTri1 chromosome 19, bRisTri1.patW.cur.20221130, whole genome shotgun sequence genome contains these proteins:
- the KAT7 gene encoding histone acetyltransferase KAT7 isoform X2: MPRRKRNAGSSSDGTEDSDFSTDPEHTDSSESDGTSRRSARVTRSSARLSQSSQDSSPVRNPPSFGAEEPVYSTRRVTRSQQQPAPVTPKKYPLRQTRSSGSETEQVVDFSDRDTKNAADHDESPPRTPTGNAPSSESDIDISSPNVSHDESIAKDMSMKDSGSDLSHRPKRRRFHESYNFNMKCPTPGCNSLGHLTGKHERHFSISGCPLYHNLSADECKVRAQSRDKQIEERMLAHRQDDNNRHATRHQAPTERQLRYKEKVAELRKKRNSGLSKEQKEKYMEHRQTYGNTREPLLENLTSEYDLELFRRAQARASEDLEKLRLQGQITEGSNMIKTIAFGRYELDTWYHSPYPEEYARLGRLYMCEFCLKYMKSQTILRRHMAKCVWKHPPGDEIYRKGSISVFEVDGKKNKIYCQNLCLLAKLFLDHKTLYYDVEPFLFYVMTEADNTGCHLIGYFSKEKNSFLNYNVSCILTMPQYMRQGYGKMLIDFSYLLSKVEEKVGSPERPLSDLGLISYRSYWKEVLLRYLHNFQGKEISIKEISQETAVNPVDIVSTLQALQMLKYWKGKHLVLKRQDLIDEWIAKEAKRSNSNKIMDPSCLKWTPPKGT; this comes from the exons ATGCCGCGCAGGAAG AGGAATGCAGGCAGTAGCTCAGATGGAACAGAAGACTCTGATTTCTCTACTGATCCTGAGCATACAGACAGCTCTGAAAGCGATGGCACATCACGACGATCCGCCCGTGTCACCCGTTCCTCAGCCAGACTCAGTCAAAGCTCTCAAg ATTCCAGCCCAGTTCGTAATCCGCCATCATTTGGAGCAGAAGAGCCTGTCTATTCTACACGGAGGGTAACCCGCAGCCAACAGCAGCCTGCTCCTGTGACTCCAAAGAAATACCCGCTCCGGCAGACTCGCTCATCTGGGTCAGAGACTGAGCAAGTGGTTGACTTTTCTGATAGAG ACACTAAAAATGCAGCGGATCACGATGAGTCTCCACCTCGTACCCCCACCGGGAATGCCCCTTCCTCAGAGTCTGATATTGATATCTCCAGTCCAAATGTATCCCATGATGAGAGCATTGCCAAGGACATGTCCATGAAGGATTCTGGAAGTGACCTGTCTCACCGCCCTAAGCGCCGCCGCTTCCATGAAAGCTACAATTTCAACATGAAATGTCCCACTCCTGGTTGTAACTCTTTAG GACACCTAACTGGAAAACATGAGCGACACTTCTCCATATCGGGATGCCCACTATATCATAATCTCTCAGCAGATGAGTGCAAG GTGCGAGCACAGAGCCGGGATAAGCAGATTGAGGAGAGAATGCTGGCCCATCGGCAGGATGACAACAACAGGCATGCCACCAGACACCAG GCACCAACAGAGAGACAGCTGCGATACAAAGAGAAAGTAGCTGAGCTCAGGAAGAAGAGGAACTCGGGACTAAGcaaggagcaaaaagaaaaatatatg GAGCACAGACAAACCTATGGCAATACTAGGGAACCTCTACTTGAAAACCTGACGAGTGAGTATGACCTCGAGCTTTTCCGAAGAGCGCAAGCACGGGCATCTGAGGACCTG GAAAAGTTGCGGCTCCAGGGCCAGATCACAGAAGGCAGCAATATGATTAAAACAATCGCTTTTGGCCGTTACGAGCTGGATACCTGGTATCATTCTCCCTACCCAGAGGAGTATGCTCGTCTGGGACGTCTCTACATGTGCGAGTTCTGTCTCAAATATATGAAGAGCCAGACAATACTGCGCAGACACATG GCAAAATGTGTTTGGAAACATCCACCGGGTGACGAAATCTACCGCAAAGGCTCCATTTCGGTGTTTGAAGTGGATGGGAAAAAGAACAAG ATCTACTGTCAAAACCTGTGTCTGCTGGCAAAACTTTTCTTGGACCATAAAACACTGTATTACGATGTTGAACCCTTCCTCTTCTATGTCATGACAGAAGCTGACAACACTGGCTGTCACCTGATAGGATATTTCTCCAAG GAGAAGAATTCTTTTCTCAACTACAATGTTTCTTGTATCCTGACGATGCCTCAATATATGAGGCAAGGTTACGGCAAAATGCTCATTGACTTCA gCTATTTGCTTTCtaaagtagaagaaaaagttggctCTCCAGAACGCCCTCTGTCTGACTTAGGTCTCATCAGCTACCGTAGTTACTGGAAGGAAGTTCTCCTTCGTTATCTGCATAATTTCCAAGGAAAAGAGATCTCTATAAAAG AAATCAGTCAGGAGACTGCAGTGAATCCTGTCGACATTGTTAGCACGTTGCAGGCGCTTCAGATGCTCAAGTACTGGAAGGGAAAACACCTCGTCCTAAAAAGACAG GATCTGATTGATGAATGGATAGCCAAAGAGGCAAAAAGATCCAACAGCAATAAGATAATGGATCCCAGCTGTTTGAAATGGACCCCTCCTAAGGGAACTTAA
- the KAT7 gene encoding histone acetyltransferase KAT7 isoform X1: protein MSVSVVLQRNAGSSSDGTEDSDFSTDPEHTDSSESDGTSRRSARVTRSSARLSQSSQDSSPVRNPPSFGAEEPVYSTRRVTRSQQQPAPVTPKKYPLRQTRSSGSETEQVVDFSDRDTKNAADHDESPPRTPTGNAPSSESDIDISSPNVSHDESIAKDMSMKDSGSDLSHRPKRRRFHESYNFNMKCPTPGCNSLGHLTGKHERHFSISGCPLYHNLSADECKVRAQSRDKQIEERMLAHRQDDNNRHATRHQAPTERQLRYKEKVAELRKKRNSGLSKEQKEKYMEHRQTYGNTREPLLENLTSEYDLELFRRAQARASEDLEKLRLQGQITEGSNMIKTIAFGRYELDTWYHSPYPEEYARLGRLYMCEFCLKYMKSQTILRRHMAKCVWKHPPGDEIYRKGSISVFEVDGKKNKIYCQNLCLLAKLFLDHKTLYYDVEPFLFYVMTEADNTGCHLIGYFSKEKNSFLNYNVSCILTMPQYMRQGYGKMLIDFSYLLSKVEEKVGSPERPLSDLGLISYRSYWKEVLLRYLHNFQGKEISIKEISQETAVNPVDIVSTLQALQMLKYWKGKHLVLKRQDLIDEWIAKEAKRSNSNKIMDPSCLKWTPPKGT, encoded by the exons ATGTCTGTGTCTGTGGTGTTGCAGAGGAATGCAGGCAGTAGCTCAGATGGAACAGAAGACTCTGATTTCTCTACTGATCCTGAGCATACAGACAGCTCTGAAAGCGATGGCACATCACGACGATCCGCCCGTGTCACCCGTTCCTCAGCCAGACTCAGTCAAAGCTCTCAAg ATTCCAGCCCAGTTCGTAATCCGCCATCATTTGGAGCAGAAGAGCCTGTCTATTCTACACGGAGGGTAACCCGCAGCCAACAGCAGCCTGCTCCTGTGACTCCAAAGAAATACCCGCTCCGGCAGACTCGCTCATCTGGGTCAGAGACTGAGCAAGTGGTTGACTTTTCTGATAGAG ACACTAAAAATGCAGCGGATCACGATGAGTCTCCACCTCGTACCCCCACCGGGAATGCCCCTTCCTCAGAGTCTGATATTGATATCTCCAGTCCAAATGTATCCCATGATGAGAGCATTGCCAAGGACATGTCCATGAAGGATTCTGGAAGTGACCTGTCTCACCGCCCTAAGCGCCGCCGCTTCCATGAAAGCTACAATTTCAACATGAAATGTCCCACTCCTGGTTGTAACTCTTTAG GACACCTAACTGGAAAACATGAGCGACACTTCTCCATATCGGGATGCCCACTATATCATAATCTCTCAGCAGATGAGTGCAAG GTGCGAGCACAGAGCCGGGATAAGCAGATTGAGGAGAGAATGCTGGCCCATCGGCAGGATGACAACAACAGGCATGCCACCAGACACCAG GCACCAACAGAGAGACAGCTGCGATACAAAGAGAAAGTAGCTGAGCTCAGGAAGAAGAGGAACTCGGGACTAAGcaaggagcaaaaagaaaaatatatg GAGCACAGACAAACCTATGGCAATACTAGGGAACCTCTACTTGAAAACCTGACGAGTGAGTATGACCTCGAGCTTTTCCGAAGAGCGCAAGCACGGGCATCTGAGGACCTG GAAAAGTTGCGGCTCCAGGGCCAGATCACAGAAGGCAGCAATATGATTAAAACAATCGCTTTTGGCCGTTACGAGCTGGATACCTGGTATCATTCTCCCTACCCAGAGGAGTATGCTCGTCTGGGACGTCTCTACATGTGCGAGTTCTGTCTCAAATATATGAAGAGCCAGACAATACTGCGCAGACACATG GCAAAATGTGTTTGGAAACATCCACCGGGTGACGAAATCTACCGCAAAGGCTCCATTTCGGTGTTTGAAGTGGATGGGAAAAAGAACAAG ATCTACTGTCAAAACCTGTGTCTGCTGGCAAAACTTTTCTTGGACCATAAAACACTGTATTACGATGTTGAACCCTTCCTCTTCTATGTCATGACAGAAGCTGACAACACTGGCTGTCACCTGATAGGATATTTCTCCAAG GAGAAGAATTCTTTTCTCAACTACAATGTTTCTTGTATCCTGACGATGCCTCAATATATGAGGCAAGGTTACGGCAAAATGCTCATTGACTTCA gCTATTTGCTTTCtaaagtagaagaaaaagttggctCTCCAGAACGCCCTCTGTCTGACTTAGGTCTCATCAGCTACCGTAGTTACTGGAAGGAAGTTCTCCTTCGTTATCTGCATAATTTCCAAGGAAAAGAGATCTCTATAAAAG AAATCAGTCAGGAGACTGCAGTGAATCCTGTCGACATTGTTAGCACGTTGCAGGCGCTTCAGATGCTCAAGTACTGGAAGGGAAAACACCTCGTCCTAAAAAGACAG GATCTGATTGATGAATGGATAGCCAAAGAGGCAAAAAGATCCAACAGCAATAAGATAATGGATCCCAGCTGTTTGAAATGGACCCCTCCTAAGGGAACTTAA